The DNA region CACTTGgtacatttataaatagtgTACAAAAACGTAGTGAACATGCTAATAATATTGATCAAATTATTGCAATGACATTAATTAATACTGTAACACATGATATGTCATATCTAGTCAGAAAAGAACTTGTTGTTGCTCTACAATGGATGGTATTacattttgaaaattcatttgtaaCACTTGCTATTGCTGaagaaaattcaagaaaagATCTTATTGTTGAAACATTATCACCATTTAGTGGAATGAGACGTATTAGTTCAAGAGATAGATTAAAAATTGGTAATAATTATACTGGTGGTAGTGATACATCAAGTGATGCTGGATCAGATAGACTTAAAAGagtttcatcatcatcatcaataagtAGTCTTGGTATgtttatttgtcttttttatctATAACTTTATTTCTTGTTGGGATTTTTGTCTTGTCTTGTCTTGTCTTCTATTTATGTTATGGTggattgataatataatattatattgtttcatTCTGGACACTAGGTAATAATTGGGAGTTCGTGAGGAAACCTTGCGAGTCGCTTggtaatatttattgacaatgcattcatttttcatatttcaattgctttcttttctttaacattgataataatattattttattaacaattatttaaatagttgaaatatttttcttgtttaatttaattacttttttatatttcaggtCATTCATCATTGGGAAATTTACCAAGTTTATCATATGGCAGtgtttatatgaaattatGGCATGGTTTATGTGTACTTGATAATGATCCACATCCAGGTGTTGCAAATATgtcacaaaaaataacaacacatatacgtaatcaaataaaagattatacaatacaaaaagaagtaaatgatacaaaaatattatcatcattatcattaccaccatcaccatcaaatcgtacaaattatttaaataataaaaatgattcaccatcaccaccacaaCCACCACaaacaacagcatcaacatTACATTCAACAGCTGCTGATATATTACGTACAACACGTATGTTACCACAAATAAATCGTGGCAGAAAACCAATACCAAATACAATAACTGAAGAAGCTGATGAAGCAGCATGTAATAAAACACCATTAACAACATCACAATTTGTTGATTGGAGCTGTGCACAATTTGCACAACCAGTTagttttgataatgataataataaacaaatggatGTTGAAAGTAGATCACATAATGAACGTGAATGGCgttatttaagaaataaaacatTACGTATTGATGCTGCTGAAGAACAACTACGTTGTACAAATAGTAAAATTGATTGTCAAGTATTTCATACACGTTGTCCACAACAACCAgaagttattaaatttcatccATTTGATACACATATTGCTGTTGCTGTGAAAGATTATTTTGCTATATGGGATTGGAATAGTGGTAATAAATTAACGTATTATCCAAGTCgtggtaataaattaaatactaaaataacaacaatacaatatattaattcacatgatatttcattattaatgacTGGTAGTGATGATGGTTCAATAAGAgtatggaaaaattattataatacattTGGTAGAGAACCAATGTTATTAACTGCTTGGCAAGGTTTATCAGATTTACAGCCTGTATCAAAAGCATCAATTGCATCAGCTGGTCTTGTAACATCTTGGGAACAAAAAACTCTGACACTTGCTGTTACTGGTGATGTTAGAATTGTTAGACTTTGGGATGCTGAAACTGAACTTAGAAAACAAGATTTACCAACTGGCGCTGATTGTTGTTCTACCTGCTTGGATACTGATGGGACAGgtagattaaataaattttttattcttttttttttttataacatagatatttcttttattcttttattttattgctttggaattttttttttttttacgacttGAAAAGATTATCAACCAAAAATTCTAGATATtatataagattttttttttttttttttttttcgttttatttttccgtTATATGgtttagacatttttttttttataactaatattatcattgaatttttaaaaattaaataacttattttagcttttatcttggttttttttttttttatcagaatatatttttctacgtAATGAGTGATGTTTTTACTATTggttatagaaaatatatattttatttttattatttccacaTTATtacgaaatttttaaaaacaagataaatagttttttcaaCATTGCACGTTTTAAAGACAGATAATGTCttgaaataatgattaaaaagaGTTTCTTTCAGCATCCAATGCGTCAACTCTATTTATCTATATGactaagaacaaaaaaaaataataaaaaatgatctaGTTATTTCCGGTATGACATTTGTGATATGAAACATAGaaatctttaaatttaaataatttttacaacattatataatttatttattgaaaaaaaaaataaataaatcaaaataattttttgtttatttaagcATCACAAtgctaattaataatttttttttctttttataatttaacactTACCAATTTGTGTATTTCGATttgcaattataattttaaatcttatttttctctctttcttaATTTgctatgaataaataataataataaaaatgtattttaaatattttataaatttatttacaggaTCTTTGATGGTAGTTGGTTGTGGTGACGGTTCAGTACGATTATTTGATCGTAGATTAGCACAAAATGAATCAAGAATAATGACATGGCATGAACATAATACTTTAGTACTTGatgtaaatttacaaaaaaataattcaacacgCTTGATAACTGGTTCATCAAGTGGTGATGTTAGAATATTTGATTTACGTAAAAATTCATCCCTAAATGTTATTCATACAACACCAGGATTATCAGCATTTTGTGTTCATccaacaacaaatatttttgcatGGTAAGTTATAAAAACACCtactcattttaatttttcattcatacaTAACACATTCTTTGTCTATTTTCTGACatctataaatattaaattattttcaagctCAGTATGAAAACCataaatgtcaaataatttaatcatatttttacaGTGGATCTATTAATCAAAGTGTAAATGTATACAATACAACATCAGGTCAACACAtgaatacaattaaatatcatgAAGGTTTTATGGGCTCAAGAGTATTACCAGTTGGATGTTTAAGTTTTCATCCATTACGTGTTATTCTTGCTGCTGGATGTACTGATAGTACAATAACAGCATACTCAAATGAacgaaattaatgaaattaatttatcaaatttaccCACGGtacgtaaaaatattatgtaaattaattgaaaaacaaaaaaaacaaatctaattattaattcttattatttatgtttatatttaaaatgcatTTGTGATTGTTTTCTTTATCTCTTTGttattttcgaaatattaaaaattttttcgatttctCTGGGCTAGggatttatattaaaaaaaaagaattatgtcttaatttttattgtttatttgtcggtgattataattgtaaatatttatatgaaattaattgatcatttaaaaaatgattattaatattttctatttacgTTTTCAACTGtacattgttaatttaaaaaagaacaaaaattattatttaataataacgtATTAAAtagcttttctttttttctgtcTTAGTCCaggtaataaatttaaaacacatGGTTTTATGATAAACGAtgacataaataatatatatatatttttttttctatgcaaaaaattattaattcactTTTGTAAATTGTCTCTTCAAgtagtttattatatttttgaaatataacatGATAATTTGTGTCGTTAAACTACATTATAAACTAGcttgcaaataataataaaaaaaaatagtaataatcttAAATGTagaaataagtaaaaaaaaatataataacgtaaaaaaacaataaaattttcttagaGTATAAGATATgactttgaaataaaaaaaaatgaaaaaaaaaaaaaaatactttggaTGATTCATGAGTCTTATGTAGCCTCATAGTTGtccaattataataaataaaaattatttatcaagtcgAAATCTTGATAGCTTGTATTAAAAAACccctataataattttataatttttttctatatacatcTTACTTGAgcgttgaaaataaaaacaaatataaaatgtaatttttttattttttgattaaagcgaaaatgaaaaatatatcccTCTAAACAAACTTGCCCCTGGCATCTTGGTAAATAATCGttggatgatgatgaataaaaaacaaaaaaaaaaaaaaattaaattaaattgctaACAAGATGTTGTGTAtggaagaaataaaaatagatataaaaaaattaaaaacaaaaaagtaaagtaaaaaataaatataagttaGGGTTTGCGtgtatttaatgattaaaatcattttgaattttgttggatcattgaatattcaatttattttgccAGACTTTattctgaaaaataatatatatattttttttagacatattaaaatttcattgatacagctacatcaataaatatacaataacaaaTTAGTTATTTAGTGTGTCTGTAAATCCAAGCAAATcgattgattttatttgaaaatttaaatagcaaTAATGCTTTACGATAAAGAgtaagaagaaaataaaaaataaaaaatatgtatagtGTCCAAGTCAAAGTCACCAACTCACTTTGCCTCTACTTGCTTTGCCttggcttttatttttttttccatttttttcacTCTCTCAAAGTCTCAACCTCTCTCAAGACCAAATCAGTCGGCGTTTGGCGTTCCGCGACGTCAGATCAGCTCTACtccgtattttaattttttttttttttttttttttcttcacatcTACTAATGACTGTTTATTAAcactcaataatttttataaacaaaatatataaataaataaaaaaaaaaacaaacgtatccaaaaagaaaaaaaaaattaatttttttggtaagtTTTTGTGTGTTTGATTTGACACACACCTGACACAAAAATAAACCACCTGACAcgaatgttattattatcatctttaaACTCCATAATATCccataaaatttttgtctaatttttttttttttttcattaaacaaatgtttataaaatacagCAAATTaatactcatttttttaacatgttgtttattttttttagcattagTTT from Aphidius gifuensis isolate YNYX2018 linkage group LG5, ASM1490517v1, whole genome shotgun sequence includes:
- the LOC122857696 gene encoding regulatory-associated protein of mTOR isoform X1, whose translation is MLLSSIKTSHSHKHSEKDDNIKKKQIHYFDKWNDEDWNMPIAFNKQRHIANIEGINCLTQSWRMKERMKTVSVALVLCLNVGVDPPDIVKTQPCARLESWIDPSAVSPSKALEIIGASLQKQYERWQPRARYKHSLDPTVEEVKKLCTSLRRNAKEERVLFHYNGHGVPKPTSNGEIWVFNRTYTQYIPLSVYDLQTWMGAPSIYVYDCSNAGSIVDSFKQFAEQHEKEYENEKQNRTSNANSTNNVGQQNVGGVGGGGGVGGNCNITMPSYKNCIQLAACAANQILPMNPDLPADIFTSCLTTPIKIALHWFVMQNTSKLVPKISLDLIDKIPGQLSDRRTMLGELNWIFTAITDTIAWNTLPRDLFQKLFRQDLLVASLFRNFLLAERILRSYDCTPVSCPRLPSTYQHPMWQAWDLALDLCLSQLTFVLNNDHEFIHLPFYEEHLTAFEVWLTLGSKTRNPPEQLPIVLQVLLSQVHRLRALELLGKFLDLGPWAVNLALSVGIFPYVLKLLQSSARELRPLLVFIWAKILAVDNTCQTDLVRDNGHKYFLSVLQDTTMASEHRTLATFVLACIVNNYTLGQEAALQGSLVSICLEQLNDSEPMLRMWLCLCLGRLWNNYDKARWCGVRDIAHEKLSQLLNDPIPEVRTACVFALGTFINSVQKRSEHANNIDQIIAMTLINTVTHDMSYLVRKELVVALQWMVLHFENSFVTLAIAEENSRKDLIVETLSPFSGMRRISSRDRLKIGNNYTGGSDTSSDAGSDRLKRVSSSSSISSLGNNWEFVRKPCESLGHSSLGNLPSLSYGSVYMKLWHGLCVLDNDPHPGVANMSQKITTHIRNQIKDYTIQKEVNDTKILSSLSLPPSPSNRTNYLNNKNDSPSPPQPPQTTASTLHSTAADILRTTRMLPQINRGRKPIPNTITEEADEAACNKTPLTTSQFVDWSCAQFAQPVSFDNDNNKQMDVESRSHNEREWRYLRNKTLRIDAAEEQLRCTNSKIDCQVFHTRCPQQPEVIKFHPFDTHIAVAVKDYFAIWDWNSGNKLTYYPSRGNKLNTKITTIQYINSHDISLLMTGSDDGSIRVWKNYYNTFGREPMLLTAWQGLSDLQPVSKASIASAGLVTSWEQKTLTLAVTGDVRIVRLWDAETELRKQDLPTGADCCSTCLDTDGTGSLMVVGCGDGSVRLFDRRLAQNESRIMTWHEHNTLVLDVNLQKNNSTRLITGSSSGDVRIFDLRKNSSLNVIHTTPGLSAFCVHPTTNIFACGSINQSVNVYNTTSGQHMNTIKYHEGFMGSRVLPVGCLSFHPLRVILAAGCTDSTITAYSNERN
- the LOC122857696 gene encoding regulatory-associated protein of mTOR isoform X2, with the translated sequence MLLSSIKTSHSHKHSEKDDNIKKKQIHYFDKWNDEDWNMPIAFNKQRHIANIEGINCLTQSWRMKERMKTVSVALVLCLNVGVDPPDIVKTQPCARLESWIDPSAVSPSKALEIIGASLQKQYERWQPRARYKHSLDPTVEEVKKLCTSLRRNAKEERVLFHYNGHGVPKPTSNGEIWVFNRTYTQYIPLSVYDLQTWMGAPSIYVYDCSNAGSIVDSFKQFAEQHEKEYENEKQNRTSNANSTNNVGQQNVGGVGGGGGVGGNCNITMPSYKNCIQLAACAANQILPMNPDLPADIFTSCLTTPIKIALHWFVMQNTSKLVPKISLDLIDKIPGQLSDRRTMLGELNWIFTAITDTIAWNTLPRDLFQKLFRQDLLVASLFRNFLLAERILRSYDCTPVSCPRLPSTYQHPMWQAWDLALDLCLSQLTFVLNNDHEFIHLPFYEEHLTAFEVWLTLGSKTRNPPEQLPIVLQVLLSQVHRLRALELLGKFLDLGPWAVNLALSVGIFPYVLKLLQSSARELRPLLVFIWAKILAVDNTCQTDLVRDNGHKYFLSVLQDTTMASEHRTLATFVLACIVNNYTLGQEAALQGSLVSICLEQLNDSEPMLRMWLCLCLGRLWNNYDKARWCGVRDIAHEKLSQLLNDPIPEVRTACVFALGTFINSVQKRSEHANNIDQIIAMTLINTVTHDMSYLVRKELVVALQWMVLHFENSFVTLAIAEENSRKDLIVETLSPFSGMRRISSRDRLKIGNNYTGGSDTSSDAGSDRLKRVSSSSSISSLGHSSLGNLPSLSYGSVYMKLWHGLCVLDNDPHPGVANMSQKITTHIRNQIKDYTIQKEVNDTKILSSLSLPPSPSNRTNYLNNKNDSPSPPQPPQTTASTLHSTAADILRTTRMLPQINRGRKPIPNTITEEADEAACNKTPLTTSQFVDWSCAQFAQPVSFDNDNNKQMDVESRSHNEREWRYLRNKTLRIDAAEEQLRCTNSKIDCQVFHTRCPQQPEVIKFHPFDTHIAVAVKDYFAIWDWNSGNKLTYYPSRGNKLNTKITTIQYINSHDISLLMTGSDDGSIRVWKNYYNTFGREPMLLTAWQGLSDLQPVSKASIASAGLVTSWEQKTLTLAVTGDVRIVRLWDAETELRKQDLPTGADCCSTCLDTDGTGSLMVVGCGDGSVRLFDRRLAQNESRIMTWHEHNTLVLDVNLQKNNSTRLITGSSSGDVRIFDLRKNSSLNVIHTTPGLSAFCVHPTTNIFACGSINQSVNVYNTTSGQHMNTIKYHEGFMGSRVLPVGCLSFHPLRVILAAGCTDSTITAYSNERN